TCTCTcaacattatatttttgttgtgggTATATACAggacaatgaaacaaaaaacaagGAAATGGCTATGTATATGATAGAGGGAGATATTGAGTGAATCAGAACATGGCAGTATGTCACTTTGCAACCCAACAACAACTTCAAATGTAGATCAAATATCATATGACATACAATAAGAAAAATACCCTTGGCAATAGTTGTTTATAAGAAGAGTTTAGTTtttcacagaaaaagtgatggtTCAGGAACCAGGCTAACCGGGTCATGGTGGACTGTGGTTGCAGCAGCCTGTGATCCCTCCAATGTTGGGGGTGGGAGGTGTTCGATACACAATTGCTCGGAAATGTTGCCATTGTagaattcaaatgaagcaaacATGCCAATTAGCAGGAAGGAGTAATAAATTGGGATAGAACATCCATGACACTGACACTAACCACCAATCAATGAACATGAATCAACAACAATTGAAGGTCTGAATCTAGTAAGGATGTGAGAAATGCAACTTCGTTAACCAATATGCCTAATGGATTTAATTAccaattgtcttgaatttatTAGTTCTTAAAACTAATGGTACGAGGGATTTAATTAccaattgtcttgaatttatTAGTTATCGAAACTATCTGTACGAGTTTAAAACTAATTATCAACAATTAAGAAATATCTTAAGAATTTGATTAAATAGAAATGGATTAAAATGTAATATAGGTGAACATAAGTCTACATAAACTCACAAACTCGACTCAATATCTAAGCGCATATTTGGATTGTCGTTCAAGCAACTCCAACCTACGTTTCCAAAAGCACTGTCTTTGATACTTTCGCGGGGAAGGAGTATTAGACTTTGCATTGTCACAATTCCAACAACAATATAAACATGCGCTAAGTTAAACAgacataaacataaataaaaaagaagtaaatcATGTAAAAATAACtacttatttaattagtttgCTCTAGTTCTAATAGTAGTACTTTGCGAACTTGacttatttagaattttttattttaaaataagtttttttttttttcattttttgacttGTTGACTAAACTTGAAGCAACTcaaatttaatgaaattgatTAGTCTATTGAACATTAAAAATGACCTAATTCAATTTCTCCCAATGACATCTATATATACTTGTCAAGGCCTCAAGGGATCTAACTTAGTGAAGGAATGTGcttttataaattttctcaCATAGTTTTCGATTCTAACGGATAAAAAAGCATATAATACATTTTAACCTCTAAGAAAataatagttaatttttaaaataagataagatggTGTAATTTAAGAATACCTAAGAGTGTATttggatagaaaattttaaataagaaaagtaatttatcagaaaatttgaattttttaatctagtatttattatttggatgtatttttgtgaaaaatttaaatttttgaaattttaaaacataattttaaacaactaaaaatgtgaaattttaattttcttttaagaggtgagaaattgaaattctcttcttacaaAAGGATCTTCTAAAACGTTCACGTATTTCCTTACTAACTTCATCATccttaaaatattgaaaattctcgaatttaatttctttatccaaacacaaaaatttaaaaataaaaaaatttcaattgaagtatttaaaatttttaaaattttaaatttctccatccaaacacgaAGAATGCAActtatttaactaaaatatttaaagtagcAAAAGTAATTACATTtacatattaaaacaaaataaaactacaataatttgtctattattattattattattttataatcattttGCAATTAATATTTAGTTTAGTTAGATTTGAAAAAGTCCGGGTTGGTAACTTAAGCTTGGTAACATAACCGGAAAACTTAGTTCGATTTGACTGGTTAGACTGGTCCAATTGAGATTCGGTAGCCTAGTTAGACCATTTTCACCATTGTATCGATCATGCAATTGCTCTAGAATGACTCGACCGGTTAGGTAACAGATCTTAGTTGAATTAGTTTAACTCGAccgattttacaaaaaaaatgaattccctCTACAACGTCGTTttgatgttttattattatcaattattattttagtttttgttgtaTGGATGAGATTTTCTTactcaaataatattagttatataattttgaataagatagacacatatttaattttaaatttttaatatataccagATCAAATCGAATCAATTATTAATCCACCTATTAAACCACTATCTAACCAGATCTGATAAATATGTATAGCTaagtatatgtgtatatatatatatatatatatatatatatataaatgataaacaaatagaaaaaaaagtgtatttggAGGAAGGAAGGTAAAGGAAGCAAACGCAAGAGCAAGAGCAAGAGCAAGAGCGAAAGCGGCAGAGAAGATGGAAGGAGAAGAGGGTTCTCAGCAGCCACAGTTGGTGCTCGCGGACAAGCTATTCCTTCTCCGGCAACCCGATGTGCAAGACATTGACAAGGTTCGCTACAAAGAGGATGTCTTCACTCATGTCAAGGAAAACGGTAACTCCCCCTCTCACCCCCTTTCGATTTTTCTCATCTGAAACGTGTTTTCACTCTCCTTTCTGTGCAGATATGGTCCCTCTGTACGAAACCCTAGTCGCTGATTCCGTGTTGGACTTGGATCGTGCCCTTTTGGACTCTATGCGCGCTAAAATTGACGACGAGCTCACCAAGCTCGACGAAAAGTgagtttctctctcttctcGTCCTCTCTTACTTTAACTACGATGCTTTCTCTGGACCCCGATTTGGGATTTGAGATTTGAAATTTACTAGATTAAATTGGGAATGTTCGTGAATCTGAAGGGTAGTGATGGGGACTTGTACCACCGTAGCATATATGATTATATGATTCTAATATGCTAATTATGTTTTTCAATTAACCCGCTGTTTTTCATGAGATTTGCTTATTTGAATTATACAAATGTATTTTGATTCgtgttattttattcttatgcgTCTGTCACTTAGGTTGTGGTCTGTATCTAGGTTATGGAATTTAAGAAATAAGGTGCTGCATGCCTGGGGCTGAAGTATGTTTGAAGTTATGGATTCATGATTCTCCTACTCAGGAATCTCTCTAGAGTTAAAATTTCCCCATCTAGCAAAGTTATTGCAGTTGCTCTAAATAATGTTCTgtgaaagaaattcttgtgttgAATTCAATATGAAAAGTTGAGTTCCATGAGTGAAAAGAATATGATATCATAGTCTTAGTTGGAGAGTTGAGAGAAGAAATAAATTGGAATTAAACAAATGCAAAGTTTAGCTAGAGATGCAATAACAATAACTTTGAGGTAGTTATTGGAGAACATACAATACCACAAGTCACACATTTGTGGTAAACATAATGATCCTTGCCACTTGTCTATGAGGGCCACATCTACAACATTGTTGTATCTCGTAGAGGCTAGAAGTTTTGAATCTTGCATGAAATTTGGCCCACCTCTACAGCAATAATGAATGATTCACATGCTTTAGGATAGATTTCTCTTTTTATTCTAGGTTGGAAACAATATTGTTAGAGTGAAAACAAGGAAATTTCAGTATATCCtcatataactaaaaaatatgataCTAGGAGAATGAAAACTGCTTAGACTGGGACAGATATATCGCACTCATTGCATTTTCTATTTTGTGATTTCTTGGGATGTGAACTATGATTTCAATAGTTTCGAGTCTAATAATACTTGCAGTCATGATAATACATGTGGATGCCTCTTTTTAGGATTGCTGATGCCGAGGAAAACTTAGGAGAGAGTGAAGTTCGTGAGGCTCATTTGgcaaaatccttgtttttcatccGGATTATGGACAAGGTATATAACAATTATAACTTGCTTATTTCCTGTCTGCTACTGGAATCAAATTTTGATAGCGTTCTTTCTTATGTATCAGGAGAAAGCCTTGGAACATCTGAAGGTAACAGAAACCAAGACAGTTGCAGTTGGCCAGAAAATGGACTTGGTGTTTTATACATTGCAGCTTGGTTTCTTTGACATGGATTTTGATCTCATTTCCAAAAGCATAGACAAAGCCAAAAAGTAATGCTTTGAATTACAAACATCTGTAGTTATGCCCTCTGCCAtatttttctgttaagtatTGGTTTTCTAACTGTTTACATCACGGTGGCAGCTTGTTTGAGGAAGGTGGTGATTGGGAAAGGAAGAATAGGCTGAAAGTGTATGAAGGCCTGTACTGCATGTCCACTCGAAATTTCAAGAAGGCTGCTAAGTTATTTTTGGATTCTATTTCAACCTTCACCACCTATGAACTTTTTCCCTATGACacctttatattttatactgTTTTGACCAGCATTATATCATTGGATAGAGTTTCCCTAAAGCAAAAGGTATGCTGATCTTTCTTGTGATCATGAcagtatttatctttttcttttttactgttGTTTTATCTTTCTTGGCAAGTGTtctgaatattattaattattaacttaCGTTAATTTGCACAGGTAGTAGATGCTCCAGAGATCTTGACAGTGATTGGCAAAATCCCATATCTTTCAGAGTTTTTGAACTCCTTATATGATTGCCAATACAAGTCTTTTTTCTCAGCATTTGGTGAGCTGACATCTGCCAAATCTCAGTAATTAAGTGATTTGTGAAGTTTTCACTCTTCATTGGAGACACTTTATGCtgtatgcaattttttttctggTGATATAATTTGACAATTTGTGGAAATCATCCAATGTACAATAGGAACTTCAATGTGCTGGCACTTAATTCATTCTTATCTGTTTGGTTGGTTCTGGGCTaatagttttgttttgttttgaaatttatttcagCTGGCCTGACGGAGCAAATTAAGTTGGACCGCTATCTGCATCCACACTTCCGTTATTACATGAGGGAGGTCAGAACAGTTGTTTATTCCCAATTTTTGGAATCTTACAAGAGTGTGACAATTGAAGCCATGGCAAAAGCCTTTGGAGTGACAGTAGATTTCATTGATGTGTAAGTAAATGCATATCACAAACCCAATTTTGGCTTAgtatttgtttagtttttagATGTCATAGAAGGCAACTCATTACATTTTTTTGCTTCCAGGGAGCTATCACGTTTTATTGCAGCAGGGAAGCTTCATTGTAAGATTGATAAAGTTGCAGGTGTTCTTGAAACTAATCGCCCTGATGCTAAGAATGCTCTTTACCAAGCAACTATTAAGCAAGGGGACTTCCTGCTGAATCGGATCCAGAAATTGTCACGTGTGATAGATCTTTAGGTCATCTCTTgcattttagattaaaatttactGGAAAGGCAGAGATAAtgacaatttcaaatttgaaggACATCCTTTTGAATACATTTCTGTAGTCCATTTGATTTCCAAATATGAACGGTTGAACTTGCTGCATCCAAATATGTCAATCAGTTTTCAATTATTTCTGTGATGAATGTATTCAATTGTTTATCTGATTGCGTATAGGATATGACTGGCTGATGCAAACACATGTTTGATCATTGTGCTTGCCTTCGACGAGATTTCCCTTCTATCCCTTCACCCGATTTCTTCCGAGTCCTGCTAGGTTGAAACGGAGGACTTGGTACCCTATATAATCAGTGAGTGTTACCAATATTTAGATGGAGTTGCTTTCTGTTCTAAACAGCCCTTGGTAACTTGCATAATCACTGAGTGTGCCTCGGTTAGAAGGAGTTGCTTTCTGTTCTTTATTCTTCTTAACTACCAGGCTGTGCCTTAATTAGTACTGCTCGGTGAGTTGTCATGGTTGTAGGcgatttttatcatttttttatgcatgCCTTGGAGGATTAAGGAGGGTATAATTAGTGGGATTTTTTTGGCGTATTAGAACAGGAGAATCTACTCTAAATTTAGTAATGTATTTATTGATGATGATACTTAAAATATGACCAAATTTTGAGATGGAAAATGACTTTAAATTTTCgcacaaaatcattttttctattaatcTCCCTACTAGATACGGAAAGATTAAATGTTTTTGAAGGTTCATAAAATAGAAAGTTATCTCCTTcaaaaaagaaacagaaacttatcatttaaattccatattattattttgatccgAATTAATTGGATGATAATATGGTATTAGTATATTCAGCAAAAAAATGGTATTTGGATATtctaaataaacaaagaaatttagaagaaataaaaaataagaatacttAATATTTAGAAGAGAGATCAAATTACTC
This region of Glycine soja cultivar W05 chromosome 17, ASM419377v2, whole genome shotgun sequence genomic DNA includes:
- the LOC114393925 gene encoding 26S proteasome non-ATPase regulatory subunit 6 homolog, whose protein sequence is MEGEEGSQQPQLVLADKLFLLRQPDVQDIDKVRYKEDVFTHVKENDMVPLYETLVADSVLDLDRALLDSMRAKIDDELTKLDEKIADAEENLGESEVREAHLAKSLFFIRIMDKEKALEHLKVTETKTVAVGQKMDLVFYTLQLGFFDMDFDLISKSIDKAKNLFEEGGDWERKNRLKVYEGLYCMSTRNFKKAAKLFLDSISTFTTYELFPYDTFIFYTVLTSIISLDRVSLKQKVVDAPEILTVIGKIPYLSEFLNSLYDCQYKSFFSAFAGLTEQIKLDRYLHPHFRYYMREVRTVVYSQFLESYKSVTIEAMAKAFGVTVDFIDVELSRFIAAGKLHCKIDKVAGVLETNRPDAKNALYQATIKQGDFLLNRIQKLSRVIDL